Proteins from one Athalia rosae chromosome 8, iyAthRosa1.1, whole genome shotgun sequence genomic window:
- the LOC125502156 gene encoding uncharacterized protein LOC125502156, translated as MLIFYFVSLVQASRFAAGKYSFTNTCAFDSATNVILVAAFDRPQVRKAVEDLKDNNPIFNLIVDIMTKGLRAYSYQLRAQILLDFHESVRRVKNCHLVDCESNVCPVLARAFINTPSLREISPCAKGCKSVDKSLRTISVNRDHLMRHQDFDNVLHNILSSRGRGYCVKCRAPTDHVITATGLFMIMETDDVGVLMLDQIPKSCCDPLSNGKSRYRLIGIIDFTPPRTATRSVVDNNPELGHYTTISLRPPSSYFKFDDTRANSAPVRLTGNHQARPHALVWFKFDE; from the exons ATgcttattttctattttgtgtCACTTGTACAGGCTTCAAGGTTTGCTGCCGGAAAATATTCTTTCACGAATACTTGCGCGTTCGATAGCGCGACGAACGTAATACTTGTCGCTGCGTTTGATAGACCACAAGTGAGGAAAGCCGTGGAGGATCTTAAGGACAATAATCCGATCTTTAACTTGATAGTAGACATAATGACTAAGGGTCTACGCGCTTACTCTTACCAACTGAGGGCACAAATACTACTCGATTTCCACGAATCTGTCAGAAgggtaaaaaattgtcacTTGGTCGACTGCGAGTCGAACGTCTGTCCAGTGTTAGCTAGGGCATTCATAAACACGCCAAGCCTTCGTGAGATATCGCCGTGCGCCAAAGGATGTAAATCCGTAGATAAATCGCTACGAACGATCAGCGTTAATCGAGACCATCTGATGCGGCATCAAGATTTTGATAACGTACTGCATAACATTTTGAGTAGTCGTGGTAGAGGCTATTGTGTGAAGTGTCGAGCACCCACGGACCACGTTATCACCGCTACGG GTCTTTTCATGATCATGGAAACGGATGATGTTGGAGTTTTAATGTTGGATCAAATCCCGAAGAGTTGCTGTGATCCGTTAAGCAATGGAAAGTCTCGTTACAGACTTATCGGTATAATAGATTTTACGCCTCCAAGGACAGCAACCCGATCTGTGGTCGATAATAACCCAGAGCTAGGGCACTATACGACAATTTCGTTGAGGCCACCGAGCTcgtatttcaaattcgacGACACGAGAGCCAATTCTGCGCCCGTAAGGTTAACTGGTAATCATCAAGCCAGACCTCACGCGCTTGTTTGGTTTAAATTCGACGAGTGA